One window of the Leishmania infantum JPCM5 genome chromosome 28 genome contains the following:
- a CDS encoding putative DNA replication licensing factor translates to MNPPDIRDDPALPQPMAEVAPVFEVDADGVRVREAVHLFLSRLIDPLLRANPNLAVAGTSGGDDVSGAHSSLDYVVAQMERISTSTSWSTCVVRWADFLRFDEDAAAVLESDFQRFSPFINEALHQVLLQYYGEEYANRGKCNPSLVFSNVPRCLTIRSLRASLVGQLCAIKGVVTRTSQVRPELLVGVFRCSDCGTESLPIEQQFHYTEPPTCRNPQCENKNKFQLIPNHPQTRFGDWQKLRMQEDANNIPAGCMPRTMEVIVRADAVEVAKPGDRILAIGCAIVVPEVAKLFNLANRREVQRQLTGGQRAQQDAQADMEGTTGLRALGVRDLNYRMCFLATTITDATGDDRKMTQAVKEATDGAAEREEVVLTPAERLRVQQMRRHDSLLKALTSCVAPNVFKHDVVKLGLLLQMVGGVSKTTIERIALRGDINVCIVGDPSTAKSQFLKWVSANMPRGVYTSGKASTASGLTATVTRDADTGERTIEAGALMLSDRGICCIDEFDKMEMKDQVAIHEAMEQQTISIAKAGIKATLNAKTSLLAALNPIGGKYDRRRPLQKNIAMTAPIMSRFDLMFVIVDDSGDDADFAIANQLLRLHRFGGAAVRPPFTTEDFQLYLRYARSLTPRLTREASQLIVAAYRDMRLQDSLSNRSKVYRVTTRLLESMIRLSEATAKIYMSDEVRPTHVEVALELMRQSLSTLDMTEVELVGGAANDTLHEEQDSAVKQEPEAARGSASASSGLAGHGTEKGRAADDSAGADGQAGFADEPASASSAAVAAPRRKVSIKADHYFAIVNRLVAHLKSLGDDAAPTRQELVTWYLEQVKTLNRPLLEAELRYVNLVLSKLVREGKLLEVDVREGDPPRLYLDPNFNPDVTQ, encoded by the coding sequence ATGAATCCACCCGACATTCGTGACGACCCTGCGCTGCCTCAGCCGATGGCTGAGGTGGCTCCGGTGTTCGAGgtggacgctgacggcgttCGCGTGCGAGAGGCAGTGCACCTCTTTCTTAGCCGCCTCATcgaccccctcctccgtgcaAATCCAAACCTTGCTGTCGCAGGCACTTCTGGTGGCGATGACGTCTCTGGTGCGCACTCATCCCTTGACTACGTAGTCGCGCAGATGGAGCGCATCAGCACGTCGACTAGCTGGTCGACGTGCGTGGTTCGATGGGCAGATTTCCTCCGCttcgacgaggacgccgcggcggtgctggagtcGGATTTCCAGCGCTTCTCTCCGTTCATCAACGAGGCTCTTCACCAGGTCCTCCTGCAGTACTACGGCGAGGAGTACGCGAACCGCGGTAAGTGTAACCCCAGTCTCGTTTTTTCGAACGTGCCGCGATGTCTGACGATTCGCTCGCTGCGGGCGTCGTTGGTAGGACAGCTGTGCGCTATCAAGGGTGTCGTGACGCGTACGTCGCAGGTGCGGCCCGAGCTGCTCGTTGGCGTGttccgctgcagcgactgcggAACGGAGAGCCTGCCTATCGAGCAGCAGTTCCATTACACCGAGCCGCCCACCTGCCGCAACCCCCAGTGCGAGAACAAGAACAAGTTCCAGCTGATTCCGAATCACCCACAAACGCGCTTCGGTGACTGGCAGAAGCTGCGCATGCAGGAGGATGCGAACAACATCCCTGCTGGCTGCATGCCACGGACGATGGAAGTGATTGTCCGCGCCGACGCTGTGGAGGTGGCGAAGCCCGGCGACCGAATTCTCGCCATCGGGTGTGCCATTGTCGTACCGGAGGTGGCGAAGCTGTTCAACTTGGCCAATCGGCgtgaggtgcagcggcagctgacgGGTGGCCAACGGGCCCAGCAGGACGCGCAGGCGGATATGGAGGGCACCACCGGGTTGCGCGCGCTCGGCGTGCGAGACCTTAACTACCGCATGTGCTTTCTTGCCACTACCATCACGGACGCCACGGGCGACGACCGCAAGATGACGCAAgcggtgaaggaggcgacggatggggcggcggagcgggaggaggtggtgctcaCGCCCGCAGAGCGTCTGCGGGTGCAGCAGATGCGTCGGCACGACAGCTTGCTGAAAGCGCTCACGTCCTGTGTCGCGCCGAACGTGTTCAAGCACGACGTTGTGAAGCTGGGGCTGCTTCTTCAGATGGTCGGCGGGGTCTCAAAAACGACTATCGAGCGCATTGCGCTGCGGGGCGACATCAACGTCTGCATCGTCGGCGACCCGTCTACGGCCAAGTCGCAGTTTCTCAAGTGGGTCTCAGCGAACATGCCACGAGGTGTCTACACAAGCGGCAAGGCGTCCACAGCCAGCGGTCTGACCGCGACGGTGACGCGGGACGCCGACACGGGCGAGCGCACAATCGAGGCCGGCGCCCTCATGCTCAGTGATCGCGGCATCTGCTGCATCGACGAGTTTGACAAGATGGAGATGAAGGACCAGGTTGCGATTCACGAAGCTATGGAGCAGCAGACCATCTCCATCGCCAAGGCTGGTATCAAGGCGACGCTGAACGCGAAAACGTCGCTGCTTGCGGCGCTGAACCCGATCGGCGGCAAGTACgaccgtcgccgccctctgcAGAAGAACATCGCCATGACAGCGCCCATCATGTCGCGCTTCGACCTCATGTTTGTCATCGTTGACGActccggcgacgacgcggactTCGCCATTGCGAATCAACTGCTGCGGCTACACCGCTTtggcggtgcggctgtgcggcCGCCCTTCACCACGGAGGACTTCCAGCTGTACCTCCGCTACGCACGCTCGCTAACGCCGCGCCTCACGCGTGAGGCATCGCAGCTTATTGTCGCCGCCTATCGCGACATGCGGCTGCAGGACTCGCTCTCCAACCGCAGCAAGGTGTACCGCGTGACGACGCGTCTGCTGGAGAGCATGATCCGGCTGTCCGAGGCAACGGCGAAGATTTACATGAGCGACGAGGTGCGGCCTACCCAcgtggaggtggcgctggagctgaTGCGGCAGTCCCTGTCCACGCTAGACATGACAGAGGTGGAGCTggtcggcggtgccgccaacGACACTCTTCACGAGGAGCAGGACAGCGCTGTCAAGCAAGAgccagaggcggcgcgcggcagcgcgtccGCCTCGTCAGGGTTGGCAGGACATGGGACCGAAAAGGGCCGTGCCGCCGATgacagcgctggcgcagacGGACAGGCAGGCTTTGCGGACGAGCCGGCCTCAGCGTCctcggctgcggtggccgctCCCCGGCGAAAGGTAAGCATCAAGGCAGATCACTACTTTGCCATTGTGAATCGGCTTGTTGCCCACCTGAAGTCCCTCGGGGACGACGCCGCTCCGACGCGACAGGAGTTGGTGACGTGGTACCTTGAGCAGGTCAAGACGCTGAATAGGCCGTTGCTAGAGGCAGAGCTGCGATACGTCAATCTAGTCCTCTCGAAGCTGGTCCGGGAGGGaaagctgctggaggtggacGTGCGTGAGGGTGACCCGCCGCGCTTGTATTTGGACCCCAACTTCAACCCCGACGTGACGCAGTGA